From the Bacteroides sp. genome, the window TTCCTGTCAGAGACTATTATGAGGCTGCAGGATTCGATTTCAGCATTGAACCCTTTGAGACCCCCGCCGAAGAATATATCGTGCATTACAAGCGTTTATTGCCCCTTGCAGGGCTGTTTCCCGACGCCAGGGAAATCCTCGGTGCTTTACGCCAAAAAGGATACAGGCAATTTATCCTATCGGCAATGGAAAAAAATGCCTTGCTTAAATCGGTAAAGGATCTGGAGGTGGATGAATTCTTTGATGACATCTGTGGCCTTGAGGATAACCTGGCCTTTTCAAAAGCTCACCTCGGCCACCGGCTTTTTGAACGTGAAGGACTGGATCCTCAAAAAACCATCATGGTAGGTGACACCCTGCACGATGCAGAGGTAGCCAGTCAACTAGGCATTGACATGGTCTTTATCTCGCGCGGACACCAGTCGCTGGAAAGACTCAGCCACAATGGTAACCAGGTCTTCCCCGACTTAACTTCCTTCTGCAAATACCTTTTTTAGGAAAACCGGGCAAGGTTCTCCATGAAACTTAGATCATCAATTATTAATTAAAAATCCTTGCCCCATGCCCATTACCGATACTGTATTTTCATTTCATCAAAAGTATCGCTCTGTATCAAATGAACGGCTTTCTGGAAGGCATCGTCCATTTCGGTGGCTACCTGGATGTAGGCACTGAAATCGAACAGGTTGCGCGCAACCAGGCCTTTAAGCTGAATCTTAAGATAGGGGAGGGTTTCCGCGAGGTCTTCCTCACCAGGAGTGATGTCCTGTTTTTCGGCGTAAGCATATAAATCGTTCAGCAGGCGGTCATCCACCTTGAAGTTTTGAATAAATGTATTAACATCGGGGTAGCTTGCCTGGAGCTGGACACGGTTGTCGTTGGCATATTCAATACCAAAAGAGTTGATCACCCCCTGGCGGACCAGCCTGGAATAGAACTCAGAAGCCCGGGTAGTGTCGAGGGGGATAAATACATCGGGCATGATGCCGCCCCCGCCATATACTTCACGTTTATTGACTTTGGTAAAGTATTTCAGCGAATCGGGAAAGGTAATGTTCTCGGGGCTAACCAATTCACCCATGCGCAGGCGCTGAGTCAGATCTTCAAAGTATTTGTCATTGCCTTCATCATAAGGCTTCTGGATAGAACGTCCGGTAGGTGTATGATATCTGGCTGTTGTGAGCCTGATTGCTGAGCCATCGGGCAGGTTAAAGGGTTGCTGCACGAGTCCTTTTCCGAAGGAACGTCGACCTACGATCAACCCGCGGTCCCAGTCCTGGATGGCGCCGGCGAGGATTTCGCTGGCGGAAGCGCTGCCCTCGTTGATAAGCACCACCAGTTTCCCTTTCTTAAAAGCGCCGCGTGAAGTGCTGAAACGCTCCTGAACAGGCGCTGCATGGCCTTCCGTATAGACGATCATTTTATTGTCTTCAAGAAACTGATCGCTCAGATCAATAGCCACATCAAGGTATCCGCCCGAGTTATAGTTCAGGTCTAGAATCAGGTGTTCCATACCTTGTTTTGAAAGGCCACTCATGGCCTCATAAAACTCGCGCATAGTTGTGCGTGAGAAACGGTTGAGCTTGATATAGCCAATTCCCGGGGCAGCCATAAAGGAAGCGTCCACAGAGTTAATAGGGATACGATCGCGGGTGATGACGAAGTCAAGAATATCGCGGCTGCTGCGACGGAAGATGCCCACCGACACTTTTGAGCCACGCTCGCCCCGCAGCCGGTCCATCACATATTGGTTGTTTACTTCACTACCAGTAGATTTTTCTCCATCGATGGAAACGATTTTATCGCCAGGCATGATGCCAACCTTTTCGGAAGGACCACCCGGAACAGGGCTGACCACAACAATGGTGTCGTTAATGATGTTGAACTGAACGCCAATTCCTTCGAAGCTGCCTTGCAGGGGTTCATTGGCCTCCTTCAGCTCTTCGGCCGAAAGATATACGCTGTGGGGATCGAGTTCCTTGAGGAGACCCTTGATGGCATCCTCAACAATTTTCTCTTCATCAACAGGCTCAACATAGGCCAGTTTAACGACCTGGAGCACCCGGGCCATCTTTTCAAATTGCAGGTTATCGACCTGTCCAAAGGAGGATTGTACGAAAAGCACCAGGAAGGCGGTCAGGATGAGTAAACTCCTGCGGAAAACAAAATGGAATTTCATTCTATGTGGGTATTTAATAACAAAATCGGTTGGTTGCAGATAATATTATCTATAGCAAAAATTAAACCAAATTAACCCTTCTATTGTTTAAAAGAATTAAGATGATCAAGGACGCAAAAGGCATTCTCAACAAGAGAGGCCGTTTGCAAGGCTTCAAATTTAAGGGTTTTCATCCCAAAAAGCCCAATAAAATTTAAAAACCTTTGTCTATCCTTTGTTTCAGAATGGCAATGTCCTTACATTTGATTCTCATTTCATCCAAAAGCTGAAGCGACTTGAATGATTTCCTGCTCCATAGCGATGCCCACAAACATGAGAAAAACCGCCTGCTGCGAAGCATGGTAATTCCTCTGGCCTTTGTGGTAGTGATGTGGATTGTCAAGTCTGTAGAGATTTTTTTTGATTTTGACTTTTCACGTTTTGGTATTTTCCCCCTGGAAGCCAGGGGATTGCCGGGTATCTTGCTGTCACCATTCATTCACGGCGACCTGAAACACCTGTTGAATAACTCCATCCCCATCCTCATTCTGGGTACCACGCTGTTTTATTTTTACCGTGAGGTAGCTAAAACCGTTCTGGTACTATCAGCCATAATTACCGGGGCCTGGGTTTGGGTGTTTGCGCGCGATGCCTGGCACATCGGGGCCAGCGGCGTGGTTTACAGCCTGGCCGCTTTTCTTTTTGTCAGCGGGGTGATCAGGCGTCACCCAAGGCTGATGGCCATATCGCTGCTTGTGGTGTTCCTTTACGGAAGCATGGTATGGGGCCTGTTCCCCATTCGCGAGCGCGTCTCCTGGGAGTCACACCTGATGGGCTCGATTTCGGGACTTATCCTCGCCTTGCACTTCAAACAATACGGCCCCCAGCGCAAACGATATGACTGGGAAATGGAAGAAGAGGAAGAAGAACCTGGTGATGACTTCGCCGAAAGGGTCATCCGCTCGCTGGAGGAAGACAACAGCAGCCCTCCCGGTGAACCTGGCCGTTTCTCAACAGATCCAAACATTAAATACACATTCAAACCAAAGGATAAACCGGACGAAGCAAAGGATTAGGGATTAGGGTTCATGGATTAATGGAACAGGTATAAGGTTGTGGTGTAATCAGAATCCTGGATCTTTGAACCTTAAACTTTTAACTTAAACATTTCGTTCCATTTCACGTTGCACGTCTTTTTTCTTCAGGGTTTCGCGCTTGTCGTATAGCTTTTTCCCTTTCCCCAAGGCGATTTCGAGTTTTGCCAGGCCGCGTTCATTAATGAAAAAGAAGGTTGGGATCAGAGTCAGGCCTTTTTCGGCCAGTTTGGTTTTGAGTTTGCGGAGTTCGCGGGCGGTGAGCAAAAGCTTGCGGTCGCGTTTGGGCTCGTGGTTATTGTAGGTGCCGTATTCATATTCGGCAATGTGCATATTCTTCACAAACAGTTCATCGCCCATAAAGGCACAATAGGCCTCATTGATGCTGGCCTTGCCGGCCCGAAGCGATTTGATTTCGGTACCCGTCAGCACAATGCCAGCTGTGAACTTCTCCAGAAGGAAATATTCAAAGCCTGCCTTTTTGTTCTTTATGTTGATTTTTCCGGCCATAGGCAGATAGGAAGGCAAAATTACAATAATTCAGGAAGCAAATGACCGGCAGTCATAAACAATGTTCTTCCTGTCTTTTTTCCAAAGGGCAAAAAAAAGGGAGGCACAATGCCTCCCTTTTCCTATGACTATGAAGAGAAAATTACTTTTATTGTCCTGTTACCTGCATGCGATGGGTAGAAATACCTTTGGGATAAAACACCCTGATCATATACATCCCGTTTTCCATTCCAGCTACATTAAATTCAGCCTTTTGATCATTGACTTCCTTTGAATAAAAGGTTTGCCCGAGCATATTGATGACCTCAAATCTTATCATTTTTTCGAGGGCAGCGATATAAACGGTATTCCTGGCCGGGTTGGGGTAAATGCTGATTCCGGCAAAAGCAGGATCCTCCACTGAAGTATTATCGGGTTCTATTTCAAGGTCTACCGGGATGATAACCAAAGGATTATCCACATCATTGCTTGAGATCCTGATGTTAGCCGTGTAGGTTCCGGATTCAAGCCCTGATGCATCAAAGGAAAGGGTCATGTCTGATGCATTGCTTTCTTCGATAATTCCATGATTGCCATCCATCGTAAGCCAGTTCATTCCATTGAAATCTAGCCCTGCACGAATATTCCAGTTCCCTTCCAGGCCATAATCGGAGAGGTGCTCCCAGTTGGCCCCATCAGATGATAACCAGTTGCCTTCTATTACCGTGGGTCCACCGTCAATGCCTAAAATGAAGGTACCAGCTTCATTGGTGATCTCAAATCCTATCCAGAGATCTGCTCCTGAAATTTCAACAGGGGAGTCCAGGACGATGGTGTTCCAGCTGTTACCTGCGGGTTCAAACACTTGATCATAGATAATCTGGCCTGGAACAGTGGTGGTTCCGGCATCCCAAACAAGCAGTTTCAGGCTGGTGGGGATGTCGTTGATAAAAGCTTCCACCGACTGAAGGGTATAGTTCTCAAACGGAGCTATCATATCCGTTGGGAAGCGGATTGCCGTATAAAAGGTTCCTCCGTCAATCAATCCAATGGCATCAAAATTATCCCCGTCGTAATGCAACATAAGGTTTTTGTTTGTTTCATTCTTATTCAAATTGCCGGCAACACCTGTTCCTTTTTTACCCAGCATCAGGTCTCCCGAAAAATAAGGCTCACCCTGAGGCGAGTACCTGTACTTCGGCTCACTGGCTGTGTATTGCACCAGGGCATTGAAGGAAAGCATTCCAGTCCCGACATTGCTTACAGTTATGTTTTGTGTGGACGAACCTTCTATTTCAAGTGTTTCTGATAATTGCATAGGAAAAACCTGGATGGTTGGCTTTCCGGGGTTTAAATTCAGTACGAAACTTATCCATTCGCCTGATGGCAACTCGGCTGCTCCAATGAATACATTCCCATCAGGAGTAACATCATTGATGCTGAAGAAGATCCAATCGGAAGCCTCAAACCAGCCCCTGCTCTCAACATATTCATTGAACGTTTGCATAAACCCATCGGGGTGGCGTACGAATGCCCTCCT encodes:
- the smpB gene encoding SsrA-binding protein SmpB, which codes for MAGKINIKNKKAGFEYFLLEKFTAGIVLTGTEIKSLRAGKASINEAYCAFMGDELFVKNMHIAEYEYGTYNNHEPKRDRKLLLTARELRKLKTKLAEKGLTLIPTFFFINERGLAKLEIALGKGKKLYDKRETLKKKDVQREMERNV
- a CDS encoding rhomboid family intramembrane serine protease, whose product is MNDFLLHSDAHKHEKNRLLRSMVIPLAFVVVMWIVKSVEIFFDFDFSRFGIFPLEARGLPGILLSPFIHGDLKHLLNNSIPILILGTTLFYFYREVAKTVLVLSAIITGAWVWVFARDAWHIGASGVVYSLAAFLFVSGVIRRHPRLMAISLLVVFLYGSMVWGLFPIRERVSWESHLMGSISGLILALHFKQYGPQRKRYDWEMEEEEEEPGDDFAERVIRSLEEDNSSPPGEPGRFSTDPNIKYTFKPKDKPDEAKD
- a CDS encoding HAD family hydrolase, producing MNKEIILWDWNGTLLDDADICLQGMNTLLKKRNIPALDMIRYREIFTFPVRDYYEAAGFDFSIEPFETPAEEYIVHYKRLLPLAGLFPDAREILGALRQKGYRQFILSAMEKNALLKSVKDLEVDEFFDDICGLEDNLAFSKAHLGHRLFEREGLDPQKTIMVGDTLHDAEVASQLGIDMVFISRGHQSLERLSHNGNQVFPDLTSFCKYLF
- a CDS encoding S41 family peptidase; this encodes MKFHFVFRRSLLILTAFLVLFVQSSFGQVDNLQFEKMARVLQVVKLAYVEPVDEEKIVEDAIKGLLKELDPHSVYLSAEELKEANEPLQGSFEGIGVQFNIINDTIVVVSPVPGGPSEKVGIMPGDKIVSIDGEKSTGSEVNNQYVMDRLRGERGSKVSVGIFRRSSRDILDFVITRDRIPINSVDASFMAAPGIGYIKLNRFSRTTMREFYEAMSGLSKQGMEHLILDLNYNSGGYLDVAIDLSDQFLEDNKMIVYTEGHAAPVQERFSTSRGAFKKGKLVVLINEGSASASEILAGAIQDWDRGLIVGRRSFGKGLVQQPFNLPDGSAIRLTTARYHTPTGRSIQKPYDEGNDKYFEDLTQRLRMGELVSPENITFPDSLKYFTKVNKREVYGGGGIMPDVFIPLDTTRASEFYSRLVRQGVINSFGIEYANDNRVQLQASYPDVNTFIQNFKVDDRLLNDLYAYAEKQDITPGEEDLAETLPYLKIQLKGLVARNLFDFSAYIQVATEMDDAFQKAVHLIQSDTFDEMKIQYR